One Persicobacter psychrovividus DNA window includes the following coding sequences:
- a CDS encoding S8 family serine peptidase — MTKRLTVLLLFFFTFCSAFAQDARFLLQFADKAGSHYSISKPEEFLSSAAIERRNRLGISVDETDLPVSKKYIEEVQDAGFSLIGQTKWLNGVEVIADKDQQEALLAIDGVDAVTYLGPVDDHEHVQPIEREAGYGTDQNLTNVQNNNFLKVDSLRNEGWNAEGIKIAIFDAGFIHMKDAGGAGFQAIAQGRLIGQKNFIEPDKDVFRYHAHGTHVFSVMGYYEQGKFEGIAPDADYLLCVTEDVRNEYRYEELNWMMAAEYADSAGVDMIQSSLGYYDFDDPEMNYTWDDLDGASAMITQAANFAASRGILVVNSAGNEGRKSWQKVSMPADSKEVLAVGAVTSTWGRASFSSFGTKDPDEIKPDVVTLGSGVVVASWQDRFGTNSGTSFASPMVAGVAAMVLKEHPDWRPERVIAYFHEISHRCESPTVELGYGVPFNECKPLSNEKPLTALFKIAPNPIEGNRIQLLVGASPVTDCQFLIYDSKGSQVVSTNAQLEAYSLVSLPINTYLNPGVYSLVWKCARGQGSQKLVVK, encoded by the coding sequence ATGACTAAACGATTAACCGTTTTACTGCTATTTTTCTTCACCTTCTGTTCCGCCTTTGCTCAGGATGCACGTTTTCTGCTTCAGTTTGCCGATAAGGCAGGAAGCCATTATTCCATCAGCAAGCCCGAAGAATTTCTTTCTTCAGCAGCTATTGAACGACGAAACCGCCTGGGGATTAGTGTTGACGAAACGGATTTGCCCGTCAGTAAAAAATATATCGAAGAGGTTCAAGATGCCGGATTTTCCCTAATCGGTCAGACCAAATGGCTGAATGGAGTGGAAGTTATAGCAGATAAAGATCAGCAGGAGGCGCTTTTGGCGATTGATGGCGTAGATGCGGTAACCTACCTCGGCCCTGTGGATGACCACGAACACGTACAGCCCATAGAACGTGAAGCAGGCTATGGTACCGATCAAAACCTGACCAATGTACAGAATAACAATTTTCTTAAAGTGGATTCACTGAGAAATGAAGGGTGGAATGCAGAGGGCATAAAAATCGCCATTTTCGACGCCGGCTTTATTCATATGAAAGATGCCGGGGGCGCCGGTTTTCAGGCAATTGCTCAGGGGCGGTTAATTGGACAGAAAAATTTTATTGAACCTGACAAAGATGTATTTCGCTACCACGCACACGGCACCCATGTTTTTTCGGTGATGGGGTATTATGAGCAGGGGAAATTTGAAGGGATAGCACCCGATGCCGATTATTTATTGTGCGTTACCGAGGATGTCCGTAATGAGTATCGCTACGAGGAGCTCAACTGGATGATGGCGGCAGAGTATGCCGACAGTGCCGGCGTGGATATGATACAGTCTTCACTGGGTTATTACGATTTCGATGATCCGGAGATGAATTATACCTGGGACGACCTCGATGGTGCGTCGGCAATGATTACCCAGGCGGCGAATTTTGCCGCAAGCCGCGGTATTTTGGTGGTCAATTCTGCAGGAAATGAAGGGCGGAAAAGCTGGCAAAAAGTTTCCATGCCCGCTGATAGCAAAGAGGTATTGGCCGTAGGGGCGGTAACCTCTACCTGGGGAAGGGCAAGCTTTTCTTCTTTCGGCACCAAAGACCCCGACGAAATAAAGCCTGATGTAGTCACGTTGGGCAGTGGCGTGGTGGTGGCCTCCTGGCAGGATCGATTTGGCACCAATTCCGGAACTTCATTTGCGAGTCCAATGGTGGCGGGTGTTGCGGCCATGGTTCTTAAAGAGCACCCTGACTGGCGGCCTGAGAGAGTGATCGCGTATTTTCATGAAATCAGTCACCGATGTGAAAGCCCTACCGTTGAGCTTGGCTACGGGGTGCCATTCAATGAATGTAAGCCATTGAGCAATGAAAAGCCACTGACTGCTTTGTTTAAAATAGCCCCAAATCCTATTGAAGGAAACCGGATTCAGTTGTTGGTGGGGGCTTCCCCAGTTACGGATTGTCAGTTTTTGATTTATGACAGTAAGGGGAGCCAGGTCGTTTCAACGAATGCCCAGCTGGAGGCCTACAGCCTGGTCTCTTTGCCCATAAACACCTATTTGAATCCAGGAGTGTACAGCCTGGTTTGGAAGTGTGCTCGTGGGCAGGGCAGTCAAAAGCTGGTAGTGAAATAA
- a CDS encoding tetratricopeptide repeat protein, which produces MKYTLTLMLLLICSFGAVAQTSTNAQKLIDKGLALYDKGEIEKAEATFTEAVNVDMKNAAIYMLRGMAREALEMGQEAVEDYNMALTLNPEDTMAYVVRGQLKMSLGNDDGAVMDFTHALDLNDELPEAYRSRAMVYYLQDNFKRALGDFQEALLLEADEASDYFYIGICLRQQGKNTRAIGFFNTCLMFDPNNAEVYYQRGLAENDLKELDYACEDFNKAYELGMTELKDLIKDYCKPKP; this is translated from the coding sequence ATGAAATACACCCTGACATTAATGCTACTGCTGATATGCAGTTTTGGAGCGGTAGCTCAGACATCAACAAATGCTCAAAAATTAATCGATAAAGGACTCGCCCTTTATGATAAAGGTGAGATTGAAAAGGCAGAAGCGACTTTTACGGAGGCTGTAAACGTGGACATGAAGAATGCTGCGATTTATATGCTCAGGGGAATGGCACGTGAAGCCTTGGAAATGGGGCAGGAGGCCGTGGAAGATTATAATATGGCACTGACGCTTAATCCTGAAGATACCATGGCCTATGTGGTGCGTGGGCAGTTGAAAATGTCTTTGGGAAATGATGACGGTGCCGTGATGGATTTCACTCACGCCCTTGATCTTAATGACGAACTGCCGGAAGCCTATCGCTCGCGGGCGATGGTGTATTACCTGCAGGACAATTTCAAACGGGCATTGGGCGATTTTCAGGAGGCACTTTTGCTTGAAGCTGATGAAGCCTCAGACTATTTCTATATTGGCATTTGCCTCCGCCAACAGGGAAAAAACACCCGCGCCATTGGCTTTTTCAATACCTGCCTGATGTTTGACCCAAATAATGCGGAGGTCTATTATCAGCGAGGGCTCGCAGAAAATGATTTAAAAGAACTCGATTACGCCTGCGAAGATTTCAATAAGGCTTATGAACTTGGAATGACGGAACTCAAAGACCTTATCAAGGATTATTGTAAGCCCAAGCCTTAA
- a CDS encoding phosphoribosylanthranilate isomerase, translating into MALKTFVKISEVNNLSDARYCAGMMVDAIGFPVDPAMANYLKPEEYTEITEWISGIAKVVEFESNDLQLIQQMTVEHQVDYIQVMHIDLLEALQSTGKKLIYKVDLAQKSMDEVEDEISDIESYIEFVLIEDSRAVSMKEDLEAVYELSKEYDIVLGFEVNQQSLPKLLNSEIKGIAIKGGEEIRPGFKNYDEFEEILEALDEE; encoded by the coding sequence ATGGCCCTAAAAACATTTGTCAAAATCAGTGAAGTAAACAACCTGAGTGATGCGCGCTACTGTGCAGGAATGATGGTTGATGCAATTGGCTTCCCTGTGGATCCTGCAATGGCAAACTACCTGAAGCCAGAGGAATATACCGAAATTACGGAGTGGATTTCAGGCATTGCCAAAGTGGTAGAATTCGAAAGCAATGATCTTCAGCTTATTCAGCAGATGACCGTTGAGCATCAGGTGGACTACATTCAGGTCATGCACATTGATCTTTTGGAAGCACTACAGAGCACCGGCAAAAAGTTGATTTACAAGGTTGATCTTGCGCAGAAATCAATGGATGAAGTCGAGGATGAAATCAGTGATATTGAAAGTTATATCGAATTTGTCCTCATTGAGGACAGCCGTGCGGTAAGCATGAAGGAAGACCTTGAGGCGGTTTATGAATTGTCTAAAGAGTATGACATTGTGCTTGGCTTTGAAGTAAATCAGCAAAGTCTGCCAAAATTGCTGAACTCTGAAATTAAGGGTATTGCCATTAAAGGTGGTGAGGAAATTCGTCCTGGATTTAAAAACTACGATGAATTTGAAGAAATCCTTGAGGCGCTTGATGAAGAATAA
- a CDS encoding thioredoxin family protein, protein MEANSPNIKSLSETDYRSSIQERQRAVVLFTAPWCGMCKRLKPLFAAKSVEFPAIDFFTVDIGQFPDLRKEANVTSLPFFATYKEGVLQAHQATNKPDVFINLLKSLLDD, encoded by the coding sequence ATGGAAGCAAATTCCCCAAATATAAAATCACTTTCGGAAACCGATTACCGGTCATCGATTCAGGAACGGCAACGTGCGGTAGTGCTATTTACAGCGCCCTGGTGCGGTATGTGCAAACGGCTGAAACCCCTGTTCGCCGCCAAATCTGTCGAATTTCCGGCGATTGATTTTTTCACCGTAGATATTGGGCAATTTCCTGATTTGCGAAAGGAGGCCAATGTAACAAGTTTGCCATTTTTTGCGACTTATAAAGAAGGAGTGCTGCAAGCGCACCAAGCCACCAACAAGCCAGATGTTTTCATAAACCTTCTCAAATCTCTTTTAGATGACTAA